From the Mycoplasmatota bacterium genome, one window contains:
- a CDS encoding glycosyltransferase family 2 protein: protein MNTRSKFFIMIMLSIIWLLFSILISINWLRDLSKIFGLTLSIIIVSGIAYIPGYICMNLLYSLILIDKNRYLSNYQEILLNHFPNFVVTILIPVHNEEKTIYKVLESINNQIYNGKITVIVIDNNSTDRTNQKVYEAIRKFNLPIKLIHESKKGKNHALNEGLKHVRTKHFITLDADTYLHKNAISFIVERMLISNLLNNVVAIAGSVLVFNDTDSIITRIQKYDYLLSINSVKRMQGLFHSTLVAQGAFSIYKTKEIKKIDGWNDCIGEDIVLTWLLLEKGFCVLFEPRAISYTCVPKTLKAFIIQRVRWARGMIEGLKHVFPLKQGNIYSKYLTSIDLVIPYIDISYLLFFLPGVILAFMGKFYIVGFLTLLVIPITVFSHFMMYHIEKREVLKPLNIHLKLYFWEYIIFILSFQSLNSFSSIIGYIQELFNFKRRWK from the coding sequence ATGAATACAAGAAGTAAATTTTTTATAATGATCATGCTTTCTATTATATGGTTATTGTTTTCAATTTTAATATCAATTAACTGGCTTAGAGATTTATCGAAAATTTTTGGTTTAACTTTAAGTATTATAATTGTTAGTGGAATTGCTTATATACCAGGTTACATCTGTATGAACTTATTGTATTCACTAATTTTAATTGATAAGAATCGGTATTTAAGTAATTATCAGGAAATATTATTAAATCATTTTCCTAATTTTGTTGTAACAATTTTAATACCTGTTCATAATGAAGAAAAAACTATCTATAAAGTATTAGAATCGATTAATAATCAAATCTATAACGGAAAAATTACTGTAATCGTCATTGACAACAATAGTACCGATCGAACAAATCAAAAAGTTTATGAGGCAATACGCAAATTTAATTTACCAATAAAATTAATTCATGAGTCTAAAAAAGGAAAAAACCATGCTTTAAATGAAGGGTTGAAGCATGTTAGAACGAAACATTTTATAACACTTGATGCAGACACCTATCTACACAAAAATGCGATTAGTTTTATTGTTGAACGAATGTTAATAAGTAATTTATTAAATAATGTTGTCGCAATTGCTGGGTCTGTACTAGTCTTTAATGATACTGATAGTATTATAACGCGTATCCAAAAGTATGATTATTTACTGAGTATCAATAGTGTAAAAAGAATGCAAGGTTTATTTCATTCCACACTTGTTGCTCAAGGTGCATTTAGTATATATAAAACAAAAGAGATAAAAAAAATAGATGGATGGAATGATTGTATAGGAGAAGACATTGTATTAACATGGTTATTATTAGAGAAAGGATTTTGCGTGTTGTTTGAACCTAGAGCGATTTCTTATACATGTGTACCAAAAACACTCAAAGCATTTATCATTCAACGAGTTAGATGGGCTAGAGGTATGATTGAAGGATTAAAACATGTATTTCCCTTAAAACAAGGAAACATTTATTCTAAGTATTTAACATCTATTGATTTAGTGATACCCTATATCGATATTAGTTATCTATTATTTTTCCTACCAGGTGTTATTTTAGCTTTTATGGGTAAATTTTATATTGTTGGATTTTTAACATTGTTAGTTATACCAATTACAGTATTCAGTCACTTCATGATGTATCATATAGAAAAAAGAGAAGTACTAAAACCCTTAAATATACATTTGAAGTTATATTTTTGGGAATATATTATATTCATTCTCAGCTTCCAAAGTTTAAATTCATTTTCATCGATTATTGGATATATACAAGAATTATTTAATTTTAAAAGAAGATGGAAATAA
- a CDS encoding VOC family protein produces MSKITGIGGVFLNISGDTKKLLKWYNDVLGLNITEYGINFLAPNKLTLITFDNKEHGNSFLNFTVDNLDHYMETLKAKGVKIIQEISVFEYGKFAQIEDILGNRVELWEPFEEEYIKMVEKEITDFNKINHDDKK; encoded by the coding sequence ATGTCAAAAATAACAGGAATAGGCGGTGTCTTTTTAAATATTAGTGGTGATACCAAAAAATTATTAAAATGGTATAATGATGTCTTAGGTTTGAATATTACTGAATATGGAATTAACTTTCTAGCACCTAACAAACTAACACTAATCACCTTTGATAATAAAGAACATGGGAATTCTTTCTTAAATTTTACAGTTGATAATCTCGATCATTATATGGAAACACTAAAAGCTAAAGGGGTTAAAATTATTCAGGAAATAAGTGTATTTGAATATGGAAAATTCGCTCAAATTGAAGATATTCTTGGAAACCGTGTTGAATTATGGGAACCATTTGAAGAGGAGTATATCAAAATGGTTGAAAAAGAAATAACAGATTTTAATAAAATAAATCATGATGACAAAAAATAA
- a CDS encoding transporter substrate-binding domain-containing protein: MRKLLLTLFLGIFTFTLAACSKKEYTKTFTVGMECAYAPYNWTSPTKTDTAVIIDGTKAYCDGYDVKVSQKIADDLNKELVIKAIKWDGLIPALSTNQIDAIIAGMSPTEKRKQTIAFSDIYFRPEEVVVIKNNSKYVNATSILDFSGAKITSQLGTLHENLISQMTGAIKQTSLPDYSTLVTAVKNGAADGFICELPVATQMANNNSDLKIIRFDKNNGFVVDDSEVSTAIGLRKSDTDLLKRINESLAKISNEDRNTWMNEFINKSSS, translated from the coding sequence ATGCGTAAATTATTATTAACACTATTTTTAGGAATTTTTACTTTTACATTAGCAGCATGTTCAAAAAAAGAATATACGAAAACATTCACAGTAGGTATGGAATGTGCTTACGCTCCCTATAATTGGACATCCCCTACCAAAACTGATACTGCAGTTATTATTGATGGAACAAAGGCATATTGTGATGGTTATGATGTAAAAGTATCTCAAAAAATTGCTGATGACTTAAACAAAGAATTGGTTATAAAAGCGATTAAATGGGATGGTTTAATTCCTGCTTTATCCACAAATCAAATTGATGCAATCATTGCAGGTATGAGTCCAACTGAAAAAAGAAAACAAACGATTGCATTCTCTGATATATATTTTCGACCTGAAGAAGTTGTGGTAATAAAAAATAATAGTAAATATGTAAATGCTACATCAATTTTAGATTTCTCCGGTGCTAAAATAACATCACAACTTGGTACTCTACACGAAAATTTAATTTCACAAATGACCGGTGCGATTAAACAAACATCATTACCAGATTATTCAACATTAGTTACAGCAGTGAAAAATGGAGCTGCTGATGGTTTTATTTGTGAATTACCAGTAGCCACACAAATGGCAAATAATAATTCAGATTTAAAAATTATTAGATTCGATAAGAATAATGGATTTGTCGTTGATGATTCTGAAGTTTCTACAGCTATTGGATTAAGAAAATCTGATACAGATTTATTAAAGAGAATAAATGAGTCATTAGCTAAAATATCTAATGAAGATAGAAATACATGGATGAATGAATTTATTAATAAATCAAGTTCATAA
- a CDS encoding lysoplasmalogenase: MISKWFVLIVFILISFLHLTFEIKNYKQGRQITKPLLMPLLLLYYLFSVSNPNYYIIIALVCGFLGDVFLLWASKQSFLLIGLLAFLTGHIFYILVFLNSTQYLNTVPYHFYIFLIPYLLLGIYILKQLFPVIKLMKIPTTIYMSIIIIMSFTSLTRMFSVPFLSFLLTFIGSLCFLLSDTILAFDLFKQHKKYNDVYVMSTYILAQFLIILGLII, translated from the coding sequence TTGATAAGTAAATGGTTTGTTTTAATTGTTTTTATTCTAATCTCATTTCTTCATCTAACGTTTGAAATAAAAAATTATAAACAAGGTAGACAAATTACAAAACCTTTGTTAATGCCTTTACTGCTTCTTTATTATTTATTTAGTGTATCAAACCCTAATTACTATATTATTATCGCATTAGTATGTGGATTTTTAGGAGATGTGTTTTTATTATGGGCTTCTAAACAATCTTTTTTATTAATTGGCCTTTTAGCATTTTTAACTGGACATATCTTCTACATTCTGGTATTTCTAAATAGTACTCAATATTTAAATACTGTCCCCTACCATTTTTATATTTTTCTGATACCTTATCTATTATTAGGTATATATATATTAAAACAATTGTTTCCTGTAATTAAATTAATGAAAATACCAACAACAATATATATGAGTATCATAATTATAATGAGTTTTACTAGTCTAACTCGAATGTTTAGTGTGCCTTTCTTATCTTTCCTACTAACCTTTATTGGTTCTTTATGCTTTTTACTATCAGATACGATTCTTGCATTCGATTTATTTAAACAACATAAAAAATATAATGATGTATATGTAATGAGCACCTATATTTTAGCTCAATTTTTAATTATATTGGGTTTAATAATTTAA
- a CDS encoding lamin tail domain-containing protein: MRIIRKLRVVFSFVVVVVLFGCNEAMTSKTEQTTSENTTTGQNSDPMDLEIHFIDVGQADSIYIKLPNDEHVLIDAGNNSDGDLVVDYLEDRGVVTLNHVIGTHPHEDHIGGLDDVINHFNIEDVYLPNKSATTKTFEDVLTAIDAKNLTITRAKKGVTLFGEQINDKLLEAVMLSPISESYSETNDYSPVIKLTYGDTAYIFTGDAETEVEEEILDGGADLHADVLKLGHHGSITSTSEAFLNAISPTIGIISVGEGNKYGHPNQEIIDRLMNNNVQVYRTDEAGTIIVKSNGTKIEVGTKNSTYQPNPVETTTEDNDVTTTTEEINEITVVINEVLPAPKTVYTKEWIELYNTTSSNIDISGYILDDIEDAGSKPYTIPEGTIIEANKFYIIEFSRMFNNEESDDVRLLNSDGVLIDSFTYSNTEIDSSWYRITNGGPWSDSPTDNPTPNESN; the protein is encoded by the coding sequence ATGAGAATTATTAGAAAATTACGTGTTGTTTTTAGTTTTGTTGTGGTTGTAGTATTATTTGGTTGTAATGAAGCTATGACAAGTAAAACAGAACAAACAACTAGTGAAAATACAACAACAGGACAAAATAGTGATCCTATGGATTTAGAAATACATTTTATTGATGTAGGACAAGCAGATAGTATATATATTAAATTACCAAATGATGAGCATGTGTTAATTGATGCTGGTAATAATTCAGATGGAGATTTAGTTGTTGATTATTTAGAAGATAGAGGTGTTGTAACCCTTAATCATGTTATTGGTACTCATCCACATGAAGACCATATTGGAGGACTAGATGATGTGATTAATCATTTTAATATTGAAGATGTTTATTTACCAAATAAATCAGCAACTACTAAAACTTTTGAAGATGTATTAACAGCGATTGATGCCAAAAATTTAACGATAACAAGGGCTAAAAAAGGAGTAACATTATTTGGTGAACAAATTAATGATAAACTTTTAGAAGCAGTGATGTTATCTCCAATTAGTGAAAGTTATTCTGAAACAAATGATTATTCCCCAGTTATTAAATTAACTTATGGAGATACTGCTTATATATTTACAGGCGATGCTGAAACAGAGGTTGAAGAAGAAATTCTTGATGGTGGTGCTGATTTACACGCAGATGTTTTAAAATTAGGACATCATGGTTCAATTACTTCTACTAGTGAAGCTTTTTTAAATGCGATTTCACCAACAATTGGGATAATTTCTGTTGGAGAAGGCAATAAATATGGACATCCTAATCAAGAAATTATCGATCGATTAATGAATAATAATGTTCAAGTTTATCGAACAGATGAAGCGGGAACAATCATAGTAAAATCAAATGGTACTAAAATCGAAGTTGGTACAAAAAATTCCACCTACCAACCTAATCCTGTTGAGACAACTACTGAGGATAATGATGTAACAACAACAACTGAAGAAATTAATGAAATAACTGTAGTAATTAATGAAGTACTACCTGCCCCTAAAACAGTCTACACAAAAGAATGGATTGAATTATATAATACAACATCATCTAATATTGATATTAGTGGGTATATATTAGATGATATTGAAGATGCTGGTAGTAAACCATATACCATTCCTGAAGGAACTATAATAGAAGCCAATAAATTTTATATAATTGAATTTTCTAGAATGTTTAATAATGAGGAAAGTGATGATGTTAGATTATTAAATTCAGATGGCGTTTTAATTGATAGTTTTACCTATAGTAATACAGAAATTGATTCATCATGGTATCGTATAACTAACGGTGGTCCTTGGAGTGATTCACCTACTGATAACCCAACGCCAAATGAGTCAAATTAA
- the trpB gene encoding tryptophan synthase subunit beta, which produces MIIKNLQFGEFGGQFVSQPVKNALNNLEIAFNKALKDESFIKEYNYYLKEYVGRENPLYYAKNMTEELGGAKVYLKREDLNHTGAHKINNVIGQILLAKRMGKTKIVAETGAGQHGVATATAAAMFGMECLVFQGAEDVERQKLNLMRMKLLGAKVKSVTSGTRTLKDAVDEAISFWINNLDDYFYVLGSVVGPHPYPTIVREFQKVIGQEVKRQILEKEHRLPDYLIACVGGGSNSMGLFAEFLDDKAIKLYGVEAAGHGLNTKMHAATLAKGKVGIVHGMKTIVIQNETGEVEPVYSISAGLDYPSVGPEHAHLFQTKRVEYVSITDKEAVNAFTYLSKKEGIIPAIESSHAIAFAMKLVPKLSKDKIVVINLSGRGDKDVSTIANYLNY; this is translated from the coding sequence ATGATAATTAAGAATTTACAATTTGGTGAATTTGGAGGACAATTTGTGTCCCAACCAGTAAAAAATGCCCTAAATAATTTAGAAATTGCTTTTAACAAAGCATTAAAAGATGAATCATTTATAAAAGAATATAATTATTATCTAAAAGAGTATGTCGGACGTGAAAATCCTTTATACTATGCGAAAAATATGACAGAGGAGTTAGGCGGCGCAAAAGTATATCTAAAAAGAGAAGATTTAAATCATACTGGTGCTCATAAAATAAACAATGTCATTGGACAAATCTTATTAGCAAAAAGAATGGGAAAAACAAAAATTGTTGCTGAGACTGGTGCTGGCCAACATGGTGTAGCTACTGCAACTGCTGCAGCTATGTTTGGGATGGAATGTCTTGTTTTCCAAGGAGCTGAAGATGTTGAGAGACAAAAACTCAATTTAATGAGAATGAAACTACTAGGTGCTAAAGTTAAGTCTGTCACATCTGGTACAAGAACACTTAAAGATGCTGTAGATGAAGCAATTTCTTTTTGGATTAATAATTTAGATGATTATTTTTATGTATTAGGTTCTGTTGTGGGACCTCATCCTTATCCAACGATTGTCAGAGAATTTCAAAAAGTGATTGGACAAGAAGTAAAAAGACAGATATTAGAAAAAGAACATCGATTACCTGATTACTTAATCGCTTGTGTGGGTGGTGGAAGTAATTCCATGGGTTTATTTGCTGAGTTTCTAGATGACAAAGCAATAAAATTATATGGAGTTGAAGCAGCAGGTCATGGACTAAATACTAAAATGCATGCAGCTACTTTAGCTAAAGGTAAAGTAGGAATTGTACATGGAATGAAAACAATTGTAATTCAAAATGAAACTGGTGAAGTAGAACCAGTTTACTCAATTTCAGCAGGACTGGATTACCCCAGTGTAGGACCAGAACACGCTCACTTATTTCAAACAAAACGTGTAGAGTATGTTAGTATTACGGATAAAGAAGCCGTTAATGCATTTACTTATTTAAGTAAAAAAGAAGGTATAATCCCTGCAATAGAGAGTTCACATGCCATTGCCTTTGCGATGAAACTTGTTCCAAAATTATCGAAGGACAAGATTGTTGTAATTAATTTATCAGGTCGTGGTGATAAGGACGTAAGTACAATCGCTAATTATTTAAACTATTAA
- a CDS encoding NAD(P)-dependent oxidoreductase yields MKRILLTGATGSIGVQALRELCERKNLYETIIFDKKTDLSVKTLEPFKKYIKIIYGDIRDKQTLIEAVKEVDFVLHFAAVIPPLADYNQKLAYEVNVNGTKNLVLALKEYSPNAFLLYSSSVSVYGDRLEGEDIHINDPLIPSVGDYYAETKIKAEKIVSESGLRYSIFRLSGVMGPRPGQDNKKIDPIFFHMPLRTRIEIVTTRDVGYGVVKAIEKEEELNGNIYNFAGGKKCQIIYYNFLKRVFGELGINIDHFPKYSFAEQNFHCGYYKDSDVLNDILHFQRDDIDSYFEWTKPKVNPLTKLFYRIFSRVITKKLAKESDVLNAMKHNNKHLIKRFFREYLN; encoded by the coding sequence TTGAAGAGAATACTACTAACTGGCGCTACTGGATCAATTGGAGTCCAAGCATTAAGAGAATTATGTGAGAGAAAAAACCTTTACGAAACCATCATATTTGATAAAAAGACTGACCTATCAGTAAAAACATTAGAACCCTTTAAAAAATATATTAAGATTATATATGGTGATATAAGAGATAAACAGACATTAATTGAAGCTGTAAAAGAGGTTGATTTTGTGCTTCATTTTGCAGCAGTTATTCCACCTCTTGCTGATTATAATCAAAAACTTGCCTATGAAGTTAATGTTAATGGGACTAAAAACTTGGTATTAGCACTTAAAGAATATTCTCCAAATGCATTTCTTTTATATTCTTCATCTGTATCAGTATATGGTGATCGTTTAGAAGGAGAAGATATTCACATTAATGATCCCCTTATTCCTAGTGTTGGAGATTACTACGCTGAAACAAAAATAAAAGCTGAAAAGATAGTAAGTGAATCTGGACTAAGATATTCAATATTTAGATTATCAGGTGTTATGGGACCACGTCCTGGACAAGATAATAAAAAAATAGACCCAATATTTTTTCATATGCCTTTAAGGACGAGAATTGAAATTGTGACAACTAGAGATGTTGGATACGGAGTTGTAAAAGCAATTGAAAAAGAAGAAGAACTTAATGGAAATATATATAATTTTGCTGGAGGTAAAAAATGTCAAATTATATATTATAATTTCTTAAAAAGAGTATTCGGTGAATTAGGGATAAATATCGATCATTTTCCTAAATATTCTTTTGCTGAACAAAATTTTCATTGTGGATATTATAAAGATTCAGATGTACTTAATGATATTCTTCATTTTCAAAGAGATGATATTGATAGTTATTTTGAATGGACAAAACCAAAAGTAAATCCATTAACAAAGTTATTTTATAGAATTTTTAGTCGTGTAATAACCAAAAAGTTAGCTAAAGAATCAGATGTATTAAATGCGATGAAACATAATAATAAACATTTGATTAAAAGATTTTTTAGAGAATATCTAAATTAG
- a CDS encoding TetR/AcrR family transcriptional regulator, whose translation MFRNKEDLRIHNTKEFVYEALNLLLKKYNYHHISISMIIKKSGVGRTTFYRHFYSKDDILKTKLKSQTLDLLELLNKTYDLTLYNKDISGKINFFFQYWDRNPEIIQLIIDLDKTQLLYSTWTSLLIDMFSIIDMGLSSNISKPYTAHFAIGGLTSLLIQWFKNNRKDSIYFIAKHFNIPN comes from the coding sequence TTGTTCCGAAATAAAGAAGATTTAAGAATTCATAACACCAAAGAATTTGTCTATGAAGCATTAAATTTATTATTGAAGAAATACAATTATCATCATATTTCAATCAGTATGATTATTAAAAAATCAGGTGTGGGGAGAACCACGTTTTACAGACATTTTTATTCCAAAGATGATATTTTGAAAACCAAACTTAAAAGCCAAACATTAGATTTATTAGAACTTCTAAATAAAACCTATGATTTAACCCTATACAATAAAGATATTTCTGGGAAAATCAATTTCTTCTTTCAATACTGGGATAGAAATCCAGAAATCATTCAGTTAATTATTGATTTAGATAAAACACAATTACTTTATTCGACATGGACATCCTTACTTATCGATATGTTTTCTATTATTGATATGGGTCTATCTTCAAATATATCTAAACCATATACTGCTCATTTCGCAATTGGTGGACTTACCTCATTATTAATTCAATGGTTTAAAAATAACAGAAAAGATAGTATTTATTTTATCGCAAAACATTTTAATATCCCCAACTAA
- a CDS encoding MMPL family transporter, with translation MKVFSQLITKRSKIVLTIFLLLFIGALLLIPKVGINDNKADYLSEQSETKKGIVILETEFSSVKLNRNAKVLVKNKQIDEILVIKNQIAQINGIGKVIWLDDIVDLTQTPIEYIPVEIARNYLNGIDALLDITFIEDVDSDLSKEAINSINDLLEDDGAGVGFTSRSVMEVGNTATIIAIILMIIIIILFTESFFSSILMLITLGVAIVLNLGTNIVFGEISDISYIAAAVIQLAVSIDYSLIFMKNLKAAREKFDTIEEAINVATKTSFRTILAGATTTIAGFLALGVMSYQIGAELGFVLAKGVLFSLISVNILLPALMKISIKWVDKTKHRPWLPSINWLSKIINGKVSIIMLFLLITLTVIGYYGQSQNEFTYSDNQVEYTEIENEIVEKFGENNQFVLIVPKGQKENEMELIGTITQLENVKSVSNLNLFVNTFIGPNTPDDFIPESVKQQFISENYSLIMITMDLEKESKTTFEAIENIREGANQFFDESYLVGESSVIYDVKNNVERDYLAVIIISIVAVGLIILFTFKSITIPILLLLVIQTAIWINMAIPHYQGVTLSFLGYILISSIQLGATIDYAIIITENYEEERKLHNPKKAAKIAFKNSSQSIIISMMALVVAGLSLALIMEMDLIKELGLLISRGTIISGVLSLLILPQLLILFDKVIQRTTLKREAK, from the coding sequence GTGAAAGTCTTTTCTCAATTAATTACAAAAAGATCAAAGATTGTACTCACTATTTTTTTACTCTTATTTATTGGTGCTTTATTATTGATTCCGAAAGTTGGAATTAATGATAATAAAGCAGATTATTTATCAGAACAGTCTGAAACGAAAAAAGGTATTGTGATTTTAGAAACTGAATTTTCAAGTGTAAAACTAAATAGAAACGCGAAAGTACTTGTTAAAAATAAACAAATAGATGAAATATTAGTTATAAAAAATCAAATTGCGCAAATAAATGGGATTGGAAAGGTAATATGGCTTGATGATATCGTTGATTTAACACAAACACCAATTGAATATATTCCAGTTGAAATAGCAAGAAATTATTTAAATGGGATAGATGCATTATTAGATATAACATTTATAGAAGATGTTGATAGTGATTTATCAAAAGAAGCGATTAACTCAATCAATGATTTATTAGAAGATGATGGGGCTGGGGTTGGATTTACTTCAAGAAGTGTCATGGAAGTGGGGAACACAGCAACAATTATCGCAATTATTCTAATGATTATTATTATCATTTTATTTACGGAGTCATTTTTCTCATCAATTTTAATGTTAATCACGCTAGGGGTTGCGATAGTATTAAACCTAGGTACAAATATTGTATTTGGTGAAATATCTGATATTTCTTATATTGCTGCAGCAGTTATACAATTAGCAGTATCTATCGATTACTCATTAATATTTATGAAAAATCTTAAAGCTGCAAGAGAAAAATTTGATACAATTGAAGAAGCAATCAATGTTGCGACTAAAACATCATTTAGAACCATATTAGCTGGTGCTACAACAACCATTGCAGGTTTTCTAGCACTTGGTGTGATGAGTTATCAAATAGGAGCGGAACTTGGTTTTGTTTTAGCAAAAGGGGTATTGTTTAGTTTAATTTCTGTTAATATCTTATTACCAGCATTAATGAAGATAAGTATAAAGTGGGTTGATAAAACGAAACATAGACCTTGGCTACCTTCAATTAATTGGTTAAGTAAAATAATTAATGGAAAAGTTTCAATCATTATGTTATTCCTGCTAATAACATTAACTGTCATTGGTTATTATGGTCAGTCGCAAAATGAATTTACATATTCAGATAACCAAGTAGAATATACTGAGATTGAGAATGAAATAGTTGAAAAATTTGGTGAAAATAACCAGTTTGTGTTAATTGTCCCGAAAGGACAAAAAGAAAATGAAATGGAACTAATAGGTACAATTACACAATTAGAAAATGTTAAATCTGTTTCTAATTTAAATTTATTTGTAAATACATTTATTGGACCTAATACACCAGATGATTTTATACCAGAATCTGTAAAGCAACAATTTATAAGTGAAAACTATTCACTCATTATGATTACCATGGATTTAGAGAAAGAATCAAAAACAACCTTCGAAGCAATTGAAAATATTAGAGAAGGTGCTAATCAATTCTTTGATGAATCATATTTAGTAGGAGAATCATCAGTAATATATGATGTAAAAAATAATGTTGAGAGAGATTATTTAGCAGTTATCATCATTTCAATTGTTGCTGTTGGGTTAATCATTTTATTCACCTTTAAATCAATTACGATTCCAATCTTATTATTATTAGTAATACAAACTGCGATATGGATTAATATGGCTATTCCTCATTATCAAGGGGTTACACTTTCTTTCTTAGGTTATATTCTAATTAGTTCAATACAATTAGGTGCAACAATTGATTATGCGATTATCATTACAGAAAATTATGAAGAAGAACGAAAACTTCATAATCCAAAAAAAGCAGCTAAGATAGCTTTTAAGAATTCATCACAATCTATAATTATATCTATGATGGCTTTAGTAGTAGCTGGATTATCATTAGCTCTTATAATGGAAATGGATTTAATTAAGGAACTCGGATTGTTAATTAGTCGAGGAACAATTATCAGTGGTGTATTATCATTGTTGATATTACCTCAACTACTAATTTTATTTGATAAAGTAATTCAGAGAACCACTTTAAAAAGAGAAGCAAAATAA
- a CDS encoding DUF3784 domain-containing protein has product MNILLIVIGSFLVIVGGLIWRYKILEIVPGYIEETIKDKKGLAKWIGINYIIMGLLIVINSIICLMIKQKDEIVSVIVFTGILCFFIIIISLGGNRYKK; this is encoded by the coding sequence ATGAATATTCTATTAATCGTTATCGGTTCTTTTCTTGTTATTGTAGGCGGATTAATTTGGCGTTATAAAATATTAGAAATTGTTCCCGGATATATTGAGGAAACAATAAAGGATAAAAAAGGTTTAGCTAAATGGATAGGGATTAATTATATCATCATGGGGCTCCTTATTGTGATTAATTCAATTATTTGTTTAATGATTAAACAAAAAGATGAGATTGTAAGTGTCATTGTCTTTACTGGAATTCTCTGTTTTTTTATTATAATTATTTCATTAGGTGGGAATCGATATAAAAAATAA
- a CDS encoding slipin family protein, translating to MFIIVKEYESGVKFRFGKFVKQLEPGIRLVIPIIHEYKKIDLRTITQDVPQQKCITKDNVTITINAVVYYRVFDAKKAVLEVKDCYFAVAQLAQTTLRNSIGGVKLDDLLSNLKVISKEIKDIVDKETDPWGIKVEKIEIKDIKIPEDMERVIARVAEAEREKNAIIVKSQGEVEAAEKLAMAAQIISKQPGAMHLRTLSTLSDLSSDKSNTMIFAVPLEILKSFESKNNDKISDIVNSVVKSLNK from the coding sequence ATGTTTATAATTGTTAAGGAATATGAAAGTGGTGTTAAGTTTAGATTTGGGAAGTTTGTAAAACAACTAGAACCGGGTATTCGGTTAGTGATCCCTATTATCCATGAGTACAAAAAAATTGATTTAAGAACGATTACTCAGGATGTACCACAGCAAAAGTGTATAACAAAAGATAATGTAACCATTACGATTAATGCAGTTGTGTATTACCGTGTTTTTGATGCAAAAAAGGCAGTACTTGAAGTTAAAGATTGTTACTTTGCTGTTGCACAACTTGCTCAAACAACTTTAAGAAACTCTATAGGTGGCGTTAAGTTAGATGATTTATTATCAAACTTAAAAGTTATTTCAAAAGAAATTAAAGATATTGTTGATAAAGAAACCGATCCATGGGGAATTAAAGTTGAAAAAATAGAGATTAAAGATATTAAAATTCCAGAAGATATGGAACGAGTAATTGCGCGTGTTGCTGAAGCTGAACGTGAGAAAAATGCAATTATCGTTAAATCTCAAGGAGAAGTAGAAGCAGCAGAAAAATTAGCGATGGCAGCACAAATAATATCAAAACAACCAGGTGCAATGCATTTAAGAACATTGTCAACCTTAAGTGATTTGTCATCAGATAAATCAAACACTATGATTTTTGCAGTTCCTTTAGAAATACTAAAATCATTTGAATCCAAAAATAATGATAAAATAAGTGATATTGTAAATTCTGTCGTAAAAAGTTTAAATAAGTAG
- a CDS encoding DUF3006 domain-containing protein: MAEEKKYCIVDRFEKNYAVIEFEKETFNIPKVLLPSEVKEGDIIDITITINDKKTEDRKKRIEDLSKKLFKN, encoded by the coding sequence ATGGCTGAAGAAAAAAAATATTGTATTGTAGACCGTTTTGAAAAGAATTATGCGGTAATTGAATTTGAAAAAGAAACATTCAATATTCCTAAAGTGTTACTTCCATCTGAAGTAAAAGAAGGGGATATAATTGATATAACTATCACTATAAATGATAAGAAAACTGAGGATAGAAAAAAGCGTATTGAAGATTTAAGTAAAAAATTATTTAAAAATTAA